Genomic segment of uncultured Desulfobacter sp.:
TTTCATGACAAGGTCGATGGTGTTAAAGTTTTTTTCGCACCGGAAGCACCTGGCCAGGTTCGTGGTTGAATTTACAGCCGTTTGAAATTCATTGCACAGAGGGCATAGAAAACGGAAATAGCCATCCCTGATTTTAGATGGAATCTGTAAATGATCCCTGATCAGCATATCCACAGGGATATTGTTCCTCAGTTCAAATAATTCCCGTGATGAAAACCTGTGCGCCATGAGACATCTCCTTATTTTTAGAATTTCAGATGCCTTTTTATATCACCGGCCAGGGTCGGTTGTCAGTTGCCTCTTGAACTGGGATGCTGATTACTCTGTTTGTATCCATATATATTATCAATAACTTACGCACATGATGTCTCTTAGAATCAAAATCCGATTAGTATGTTCATATATCCTAATATTACAAGAAGTTACTCCAATCATGTCTCTTGAAATCAATATTCGATTAGTCAGAGGCGTTTATGGGAATTCTCGAATTTTTTCTTTGGTGTGGCTGATAACCTGGGTGACCAGGTATTGGGCGATAATTGCCGGCTTGATACCGTATTCTATTTCAATAACTTCCAATGGTAGAACAGGCAATTTTCCGGATGTTTGAAGGTTCTCTGCCTCTTCAAGCTTTTTTGCCAGATAATTATTTTTGGAGACAGCTTTATTTTTCCTGTTCCAGTTTTCACATTGCCTGCGATGAAGCTCATTTTGGCAAGCCGGGCTACATGTTCTCTGCCTGCCTTTTTGTCTTACATCAGGAGCAAACCATTTTCGGCAAATAGAACAAGGGCGTTTTCCACGAGAATTCTTTGCCATCATTTTTCTCCAAGATTCGAATCAGGGAGATTATATGTAGCAAATTTTGAATGAATCAACGGCGGGGTCTATCGGCGGGATAGGCATGCGGGGTATGATTTTATGATTTTCTTGGCGGGGTATGGCGGCGGGGTATCTGGCCGTTACATTATTTCGTTATGAATATCGGGGATAAGCGTTACACTTTTTAAAGCTGGTCACTCTGATTCATCAGATGACCCTTGGGACTATTAGATTATTGGAATTATCCGCATGAAATATTCATTAAAAGCCAAGTGGTTCAGTCCGGATAATTCTTCATTCTCTCCAAAACAAACATCTATCCGTTTGCCCATTCTGTCAGCAGCCAAAATTGATGCGCTCTGTGCAATGTTTCCGAGTATGACGAAAAGTTCAATTATTAATGACTTAATCATAGAGGCGCTTGAATCGTTTGCAACGGAGCTTGAAACAGAACCCGGCAGTACACGGGGTTATAAAAATCTATCTGATGAAAATATCAGTGAGAAAGCATTATTTGAGAAATTAACACAGCATTACTTAGGCGTGCATTTTGAAAATATAGAAGAACTTGAAGAATAGAAAAGGCCGGGAGCGCCAACTCCCGACCTTTAAAAAACAGTAAAACCCTCGGTCAAAGGAATTTTACATGCCATCCATTAATAAGGATCATAAACTCAGATGTCAACCGTCTCTTATATCCGACGCTGAAACGACCACGCGCGTCAGCGCGGGGGCGTTCAGCGACGGGGTACAGGCCCTTATAACATGTACCCCCCAATTAGTCAGTTTAAGTAACGTCTATTCAAACATAGATACCTTGCATTTGTCCCTTTATGCAGATCTTTCAGATTCAATTATCCTGGAAGAAATTGAAAAGGCCCGTGCGGTTGCCAGAGAATTTGAACAAGATTGTGTCCCATTCACCTATTTTTCAAATCAATGGAATGTTCACCGGTCCGGCAGGCGGTTTTTCACCTATCATATCTCAATGGCCGACACCCATGTTTATTTCAATAACCGCTCTGTGCATGGCAATTTCCCCACCTGCTTAATAGAAATCGGTTCTATGTCCTCCCATCTGCCTGGGGCCTTTGAAGTCTATGAACAGGTCCTCAAATATTTAAAATCCTGTGACATTTCAATCAAAAGACACCATGTCACCCGGGTTGATTTATCCACTGATTTTGTAAATGTCGATTTCAGCCAGCTGGAGTTACACCACATGGAAAAATGGATCACCCGTGCCGTGTCGTCCAGCGTCCATTTTACAGGCCGCACCATCTCCGGGATGTCAATCGGCAAAGGCAACTTGATGTGCCGGATATATAACAAGCGCACAGAATTAAAAGTCAAACGGGCCACGGCCAAAGAAGATTTCTTTAACCGGCAATGGGGCCTTAATTCCCGGGATCAAACAACACCGGTTGTCAGGGTTGAGTTTCAATACCGGCGTGAAGCCTTAACAGAATTCAAGACCGATGACCTTGAACGAATAGAAACCCTGTCAGACCTTAAAAAATCCCTGAACGGCCTGTGGGCGTACTCATCAAAGCTTTGGGCCAAACACTGTGAACACGACGTTGACAGATCCAATAATAATCAATCCCGTGATGCCGTTACCTCCCCTTTCTGGAAACTCGTCCAGCTTGTTTCATTTGACGGTGATAACCCAAATCTGTGGAGGAAACGCGAAAAAGCTCAATATGACAATGTTGAAGCCTTAATTGATCAGGGCGTCGGCTGCCTTATCTCTGCCTGTGCCGCATCCCTCAAAAGCGTAGACGATTTCAGGCAGATCGCAACAATGGCTTCAAGTCGGGTCTGGAGAGAGTTGCAGTTCCGGCTCAATCATTACGAGGAAGAACTGTTCCAAAAAGTACAGATCGTTTTTAACCGCAATAATTTAAACCCGGTCGGTGTACCGGGATAACACGCAACAAAGGAGCTTAAAACATGGCTGCAACAGCAGAAAAATTGTCAGACGAAAAAAGAGTCGTTCCCATGGCAACCATTCCCATGGGCTTATCCGTAAAAGGGTTGATTATGGAGAAGATTGCCGGGTCCACGATCAAAGGAGATGAAACGTTTCACCTGGCCGTTGCCGTCAAAGGTCTGGAAAAATTTTTGAAAATAAAAGTTTCCAAGGAGATCTTTGACAATTCAACGGAGATGACGCCCTATTCCCATTCCATCTCGTTTCAGGAATTTAATGGCCGTGTTTACTGGCAGGAACAGGAAAACGACTAATGCGGACAACCCGCAACCCATGTGCTGTCCCTCTTTTTCCTGTTTTTCAACATGAATTGAGGGACACGGCACTGATTTGGATAGGTGCGTTATGATCAATGGCAACTGTTTTCGGGGCTATATGAAACAAATATTATATTTTTTGATTGGTTTCTGCATTCCATTTATTTGGTTTTCTCTCGCTTATTCTGCTGAAATTTGTTCATCTATATAGTGGACCCCAATGTCAAGACAGTTTTTTTTAAATTTAAGCGTCATAGTCGGATTTTTCTCGGTGCCCAGCGGAAGTGGAAGCCAGGTCCTGAGAATGGGCACCATAAAAACTGCCCGTCGGAAGGGGTTGGCTTCCGCTGGAGCGGGTTCTGGCTTCTTCATCCCACAAGACTTAACTGATTTTCGCCATAATACACTTCGGCAGGCGTCTGGCCGTTAAAACTTTGGTGAGGTCGTTCATTGTTGTAAAAATCAAAGTATTTTTTCAGGGAGTTGCGCAACTGTTCAACAGAACGAAATTCATTTACATAAATTTCTTCATACTTCACACTGCGCCACAGTCGTTCGATGAAAATATTATCGAGACATCGGCCTTTTCCATCCATGCTGATTTTAATGTCCTTATCTTTCAATACTTTTGTAAACTCGTGACTTGTGTATTGAGATCCTTGATCCGTGTTGAATATATAGGGTGTTCCATGACATCGTAACGCTCTCTCCAAAGAGGATATACAAAACTCGTTGTCCATGGTTATTGATAGTTCCCAGGAGAGAACATGACGACTATACCAATCCATGACCGCCGTCAAATAAACGAAGCCACCAGAAAGTGGAATATATGTTATATCCGTACACCACACCTGATTTGATCTGGTTACTTCAACGTTCCTCAAAAGATATGGATACACTTTATTTTGGGGATGAGCCTTGCTGGTATTTGGTTTCGGTGCAATGGACTGAATTCCCATTTTCCGCATCAGTCGTTGAACCCGTTTGCGGTTAATCTTATATCCGTTACGCCTGAGGGCATTACGAATTTGGCGGGTGCCATAAAAAGGATGGGCGGTATATTCATTGTCAATCAACCTCATGAATTCCAAATTTGTAGGCGTTTCCTGTCCAGTCAGGCCTTTACGGTAATAGATAGAACGTGGGAGCCCTATCAGTTCACATTGCCTTTGAATACTGAGTTTGGAGTTCTTGGGTTGAATCCGCTGTCTTTTCTCTTCAATACTCATCAGAGGTGCCCGCTGTTTTTTTTTAGCCAATCCAGTTCTACCTGGAGTTGGCCGACCTTTTGATATAAACGGTCCCGTTCAATCTCTGTTTCTTTGGTTTGTTTTGCCTGGCTATTGCCAAATACCAATGGAAGGGCTTCTATTGCTTCCTTTTTCCATCTATTTACAAGGCTTGTATGAATACCGAACTCAGAGGCAATCTCATTGACAGTTTGATTCCCTTTTATGGCTGCCAATGCGACCTTACTTTTTAATTCTTTACTGTAGTTTTTCCGTTTCAAAATGAATCCCTTTCTGGTTTCTGGACTGTTATATTTTATCTTAACATCTTGTCCAGTTTTCGGGGTCCACTATACTATGACACCTGGACAATTTAATGTTCAACCTTTGAATTCCACTGTTAATTTAAATTTTGTGGGTACTTTTGTTGGGTCTGGTAGTGCAACTGCCTTAGCTGATGCGATATATGCCCCAACAGGAGCCCAAAGTTATGCTTGTGGTTTATCGTTTACCTATACAACTCAGGTTAATGGTGTAACTTGGCATATAAGGTGTACAAAAGTCGGGCCTTATTCTGATTCTCCTATTTATTATGGTTTTGAGACTTATGGTTCTGGGGATTCAGTTTCTGATTGTGCTGGTCCCCCGCCTGTTGATACTGATGGCGACGGCATATCAGATGATGTTGATTTAAAACCCGAATCATCAGAATCCTATAAAGCCGCCATTGTTTCCGTCTGTTACGATGAAAATAATAAAGTCGTTGCCGGTATTATCCAAGACGGTGAAGGCAATCAATATTTGTTTGGCACAATGCCCACCGACTTTGAAGGTTATACAATTGATTCGGTTACCGGGGATCTTGTAACCTATCAAACCGCCGAAGATCTTGCCGCATCCTTAGAAAAATTAGACATTGATGATTTAAACATTACCCAAAAAAACAGCCCTGTTGAGATTCAGGATGACGGCACGATTATCCCCGGGTCCACCGATCCCTTCAAAGATTATAGAGACGCTGAAGATGATCAGACACAAGCAAAAAAACCGGAAACCCAGCAAGCCCCGTCAGAACAACCGGATTCAAATGATGCCGATTCAGGCCGTTTGGATAAAATCATTAAGAACACCGCGTCAACCAATACAAATTTAGAAAATATCCAAAAATATTTAGGTATAACGAACGATTATCTTGCCAAGATCAATGATAAAGCAGGAAAAACCTCTTCCACATCATCCGGCGGCGCTGTTGTTTCCGTAAACACACCCACCGCCGATGAAATAGGTCAGGCCGTTGGAGATAATTTGATAGACTCCGGCCAAACCATAGATACGACCATCACAGATAATATCCCTGCCCTGGACGAAACAGACACCTTAACGGCAATCAAAACAAAATACTCTGACAGATATGATCTGTTCATCTCCACGGTAAAAGAGTCCGATCTGTTCAGTCTTCCTTTTGACATCTTTGCCGGTCCGTCAGGTTCCGGTTCTTCTGTACAAACCGTTGATATTGGCAAATGGGGTTCTTCCAGCGAACAAACGGCCTCTATAGATTATTCGGATTACGACAATGTCTGGGGAATTTTACGGTCCGTTCTTTTGTTAGTGACAAGCTTTGCATGCTTTAAAATTCTGGTTCTGAAAAAGGCATAACATGATTCATAAAATAATAGATTTCTGTTCCAATTTCTGGGGAATGCTCACCGACTTTGTCAATTGGGTTCTTGACGGCATCTTATACCTGTTGTCCGAAATTGTTTATCTGAGTATGGATGCATTCTTCAGCATCATTGAAACCATTATTTCAGCGATCGACTTCGCCCAGGTCACCGCCCTGTCTTCATTCGGGAACTGGAACCTTTTACCGGATCAGATTTTATACATCCTCTACAAGCTGAACATTGCCCAATGCCTGAGCATGCTGGCCGCAGCCTGTCTGATCCGTTTGACCCTGAACCTTATTCCGGCAGCATTCACAAGGGTCTAACCATGATTTCCTGTTACGAAGGACTTCCCGGTGCCGGTAAAACCTATGATGCCATGCGCAAACTCCTGGACAACCTTTCCCAGGGCAGACGCATTTTAACGAACATCTCCGGCCCGGATCAGGAAGAAAAACAGGAAATCATAAAACACTTCCTCAATCTTGAAGACAGTCAGCTCAAAGAAAGACTTGTCGCTCTGCCAAATCACCAGATCACCGAATTCTGGGACCATACCAGCCCGGGTGATCTGGTCATCATTGACGAAGCCCAGAATTTCTTTAATTCCCGGGACTGGCAAACCAAAACAAACCGGGCATTCGGCAAATGGGCCAGTGAACACCGTCATATGGGCGTTGACCTTATCCTGATCACCCAAAACGTTGAACGTATCGAAAGCTCTGTCAGGTCCTTGATTGAATTTACCTACCGTTACAAAAAGCTGAACATGTTCGGCAACCTGGTCAAGAAAAAATATGTCCGCTTTTGCTATTACGGCCCCTCCCTTGATCAAATCGGCCAGAAAACCTGTTCCTATGACCCCAAAATATTCAAGTGCTACAAAAGCTATTTTAAGGATGGCACCAAAGAAATAGGCATTGAAAAACCGGCCAATATCCTGAAACACCCCATATTTTATGCAATCCCCTTTGTCCTGGGCCTGTTCATCTATTTTTTAAGCCAGTCAAGCCTGTTAAGCGGTGACCTGTTCGGCACCCAGGCGATTTCAGATTCCATTGAAGAAAGAAGACAGCAATCTTTAACCCAAGATCATCAGCCAGACACCCCGGATCATGAACCGGGATATTCCGGCCAGGCAGCTCCTTTAACGGACTACGTATTGGTAGGCGTGATTAATTCAAAAAAGATTTTTAAATCAAAAATCGACGGATCTATTTTGGTGACCCAATGAAATATTTTTATCTGATAACGACATTATTTTTCTGTGCCGGCTGTGCACACCCTTCCTTTAAAGTGCCGGTGTACAATGAACACAAGCCCTTTGATATTCACCGCAATGCATCAACGGTGAAAGAGGTGGTGGTCAAAGATTTTATTAAATTCGATGATGATCTGGACAAAATCCCCGATGATATCCAGGTTTCAATCAATTTAACCGCACCGGTTCCCCTGTGTGATTTTTTCCAGATCCTTATTGACCAGGGCATAAACATTGTGGCCGATATCGGGTGTTACATTGAACAGCCCACGGAAACCAAGGACGCCTCCAACCTTGCCACCGAGAAAAAAGAGACGCCCAGGCTTCAAACCGTTTCCATGCCCGCGTACCACGGCACCCTGAAAACCCTGCTTCAATCCCTTCAAATCAGTCATGGGTTGTTTTTCAAATACAAACAGGGCGTGTTGATAATCCGCAAAACATCCCCGGCCTATGTAAAGGTACTGATGCCCGGCACCCAGGAAAACCTGATCAAATTATTAAACTCTTTCGGGGTCCAGAACTCGTTTTATGATGAGTTGTCCTCCCGGATCGTTTTTAACACGGACTATTATACATACCTGACCATTTACGATTATTTCAAAAATAATCCGTATCTTACCTTAGTTGTATTCGACATCATGATTCTTGAGGCCCAGGACAGCCACATATACAAACACGGTATTGATTGGTCACAATTGGCTGCCAGCTTAACGGACCTGTATGAAGATCCGCTTAAATTTTCTGTCACCGGCTCGGATGACGGCTTCGCCCTGAACCTTGGCGGCGGTCACCTATCATTGCAATCCGTGGTTGAATCCCTGGACGAATTAAAGGATTTTACCGTGCTTCAGTCCGCCCGGATCTCTGTCATGAACGGTTCCACCGCCGAGCTTGATGTGTCGGAAAAAATCCCCTACGTCAAGGAAATTACCGTGTCATCCATTGACGGCGCCACAGATACCGTGGCCCAGGGCTATGAATTCGATACCGTGTCGTCCGGCCTGATCTTAAAACTCAAACCTTCGGTGTCCGGGAACATCATCTCCACGCAATTTACCGGGAACATCCAGAGCCTGATTGAATTTCTTGAGGTAGGAACAGAGCCGAACCTTGTCAGGCAACCCCAAATTTCCATTCGCAAAATTGACAATCAAATCGTGTTCAGGGCCGGTGAAACAACCCTGATCGGCGGTCTGAAATATAACAAAGGAAGCGTGTCAAGGTCGTCTTTAAGTTGGTTAAAGATGGGTCTTGATAATCAGGAAACCACGCAGTTCTCGGTTTCCATATTAATCAACAGTGAGGTGATACGCTATGTGTTTTCTTAAGCGAATCCTCAGCGTTGTTTCATTGATCCTTTTCGGGATCACTGGTCTTGCTTTGGCAACAACCGAATACACCCCTTTGATTTCATCAGATATGTTTGATGGTGTCAGAACCGACGTCAATACCGCTGCAGCGGGCATTATCACCATTCTGATAATCGTTGTGGGGCTGGGGTTGCTTGTTAAAGTCTTTCGTTAATTTTTTTTTAAAAGGAGTTTTATCATGAAGAATCTTATCACCCGTTCCCAGATGTTCACCGCAGCTATTTTTTCTGCATTTTTCGGCATGTTCGGCCTGTCCTTTGCCACACCCAGTGTTGCAGACCTTTGGACTGCGTTCGACATCTCAACCATCAACGGTCAGGTGCTCACCGTCCTGACCACCTTTGTCACCATTAACCTGGCCTTCCTCGCCTACAAGTACATCCGGCGTACCATGAGCAGAGGTTAATTTTTTTTTCAAGGGGTGGAGGCCGTTTTTCTCCACCCCAACCACTCCTAAAGGCGTATAAGGTCGTACGTGATTTCAATAGGTTACAAACAAACCTAAAGGAGCGTTATGGAAACCGACTTAATCAGTTTAATGTTCACACAGTTCAAAGCGAATCTTGCAAGCTTTATCGCAAACGATATTTCTGTGGTCCTCCTTGCCATGCTCTCCTTGATGTTCATTGTCTTCGCGTTTGTAAAAATTATGGAACTTTTCAATATCGGCATGACCGAAAGGGAGATCGAAGCCAAGAAAGCGTTTAACCGCTGGCAGATGAGCAAAGGCACCTGGCGTGAACCTTTAATGAAAGAAGAATATCAAATGAGCCTGAACGGTATCAGAGACGAAAAATAAGCCAAAATTTTTGATTAAATTTACGAAGAAAGACAGGAGATAAACAATGATAGATTTAGAAGCGTTTGGAAATGGTTTTGGCCTTGTTGTTATTTCCTTGCTCCTGGGCGTCATTATCCGGGCCATCGTATCAGCCCTTCAGATTGGATCATCCCGTTTCAATTCCATCGGCGTCTTGTTTCTTTTAATACTGCTTTCAAATACCCAATCATATGCAGCGGTCACAAAGACCGGCCAGATTGATCTTTACCGGGTGGATCAGGCAAACGCGTTCTTTGTTGTCGATGACTACCTTTTTAATACATCCGATTTTTCTCAAATCAATATTTTGACCAAAGCATATTACCAACGAACATCAATCTCGGTGACGGATCTCGATTCTGATCCTGGGCAAGTCGACTATATTGAAATTACAGACACCTCGGATCTGACATCAAAAAGTATCTCGTTAATCATCGGTGCCCTTTCATGTAACGCCCTGGCCCTGGGCTTATCCTTGAGGCTTTAACATGATCACTTTACCCGAAGGCTTTGACCTTGCCCTTTTTATCAGTGACATCGTCACCTATGTCGGATTGCCCATTGTGACAATTGCCTTTTCTTTTTGTGTCTTCAGACTGATTTCATACACCTTAAGTTTGGGATCATCAAAATGATTAAACTTGTTGCATTCATCACAATGGTGATTGACCATTCGGCCATCTTTTTTTTCCCGGAACATGAATTTATCATGCGGTCCCTGGGGGCGTTGTCTTTCCCTTTGTTTGCCTTTTTCATTACCCAGGGCCTGAAATATACCAAGGATCTCCAGCTTTATATCATCTGCCTGGTGACTTGCGCCGATGTTACCCAGCCCCTGTTTAATATTTTGTTCCCGGATCTGCATAGACTCAATGATCTTTATACCCTGCTTTTTGGCCTGATCATACTTGTCCTGTATGAACGATACGGCTATCAGGCGTTTTATTTGACCCTGCTCCTTGTCCTCTCCAACGTGGTATCAATCTATATTTTCATAGTCTTTGCCATTTATTTTTTGCATCATCGACCGGTGTACCTCCTGGGCGCGATAACAGCCTTCTATCTCCTGGTCTATTATTTATCCGGAGCCGCTTATGTTTTGTTCGGCCCGGCTGCTGTGTTCCTCATGTACTCCAGGGCCACCATACCTTTGCCAAGAATGATCCAAAAATACTTTTATTATGTGGCCTACCCTGGGCATTTTTTAATTATCATCCTGATCAATTCAATCAGATGCCCGGCAACAACTTGATAACGAATGAATAAAATGAACCCTCAAGAATTGAAAAATCACCTTTACCTGCTGGTAAAGAAAAACGGCAAAACCAGCATAACGAAACTTGAGCATGAATACATGACAGGCAAAATTGATTTCAATACCTATTTGCATTGTTGTTATTCGGATTATGCCAAAGGCCATTTGTCAAAA
This window contains:
- a CDS encoding CHC2 zinc finger domain-containing protein, with protein sequence MAHRFSSRELFELRNNIPVDMLIRDHLQIPSKIRDGYFRFLCPLCNEFQTAVNSTTNLARCFRCEKNFNTIDLVMKIKGYGFRDSVLFLKQINTAHQVPASKIAALVAAIGKPMPGGQ
- a CDS encoding DUF2523 family protein is translated as MIHKIIDFCSNFWGMLTDFVNWVLDGILYLLSEIVYLSMDAFFSIIETIISAIDFAQVTALSSFGNWNLLPDQILYILYKLNIAQCLSMLAAACLIRLTLNLIPAAFTRV
- a CDS encoding zonular occludens toxin domain-containing protein, which codes for MPEHAGRSLSDPFDPEPYSGSIHKGLTMISCYEGLPGAGKTYDAMRKLLDNLSQGRRILTNISGPDQEEKQEIIKHFLNLEDSQLKERLVALPNHQITEFWDHTSPGDLVIIDEAQNFFNSRDWQTKTNRAFGKWASEHRHMGVDLILITQNVERIESSVRSLIEFTYRYKKLNMFGNLVKKKYVRFCYYGPSLDQIGQKTCSYDPKIFKCYKSYFKDGTKEIGIEKPANILKHPIFYAIPFVLGLFIYFLSQSSLLSGDLFGTQAISDSIEERRQQSLTQDHQPDTPDHEPGYSGQAAPLTDYVLVGVINSKKIFKSKIDGSILVTQ
- a CDS encoding TraX family protein, whose protein sequence is MIKLVAFITMVIDHSAIFFFPEHEFIMRSLGALSFPLFAFFITQGLKYTKDLQLYIICLVTCADVTQPLFNILFPDLHRLNDLYTLLFGLIILVLYERYGYQAFYLTLLLVLSNVVSIYIFIVFAIYFLHHRPVYLLGAITAFYLLVYYLSGAAYVLFGPAAVFLMYSRATIPLPRMIQKYFYYVAYPGHFLIIILINSIRCPATT